The stretch of DNA GCGTACACAAAGCGCGCTCCATTATGCTGATTTCACAGATTGTAAATAACCAAATCTGCAAAATCCTTTAATCCTATTAATCTGCGGTCAGGCTTACCCCACTCTCTTTTAGACGGATATGATCCTCATACTGGATCTTATACAATTTGTTGTAAATGCCTTCCAGTTTCATTAATTCGGAATGACTGCCCATTTCTTTGATATGGCCTTTATGCAGAACAATGATTTGATCGGCTTTCTGAATCGTTGATAAACGATGTGCAATAACAATTGATGTTCGATCGGCAAGTAGCTTGTCCAGCGCCTTCTGAATCAAACTTTCCGTGTGCGGATCCACGCTGGCAGTCGCTTCATCAAGAATTAATATTTCCGGATCGAAAGCCAGTGCCCGGGCGAATGCCAGCAATTGTTTCTGCCCTGTGGAAATTAAGCTGCCTCGTTCACGTATATCCGTATCATACCCGTCACTCAATTGTTGTATGAATTCTTCAGCAGCAACCTGGTTTGCAGCAATTTGTATCTGTTCATTAGAAAAATCCTCTCCTAATCGAATATTTTGGGCCACAGTTCCGGCAAATATAAAAATATCCTGCTGAACGATAGCAATTCGATTGCGGAGATTTTCCAACGATAAATCCTTTATATCAACACCATCAATGCATATCTTGCCCTTTTGCGGATCGTAAAATCGACACAACAAATTGATGATGGAAGTCTTGCCCGCCCCGGTGTGGCCAACGATTGCAATTTTTTGTCCTTTTTTAATTTCAAAAGAAATATTCTCCAGAACGTAATTTTCTTCATCGTAAGCAAAGGTAACCGAGTTGAATTCTATTTTTTTATTCATCGCAGCTAATTCAACCGGGGAACTTGCTGATAAAACCGTTGGTTTTTCATCTAATATTTTAAAAATTCTCTCGGCAGATGCCATCGCTCCCTGGAGAATATTGTATTTTTCGGCAAGATCGCTAATGGGTCTAAAAAATTGTTGGGCATATTGAATAAATGCGACGAGAACACCAAGTGTTATGGAAGCGCTGGCTGTTTTCCAACCACCATAAGCAATCGTTGTTCCCATTGCCAGGTATCCGATAAACTCAACAATGGGGTAAAATAACGAGAAATAAAAAATTGTTTTTATATAAGCATCCAGGTGAGCTTGATTCAACCTGGAAAATTGACGAAAGTTTTTATCCTCCCGAGAAAACAACTGGACAATATACATACCGCTAATATTTTCTTGCAAATAAGCGTTAATTCTCGCTATTCGTTTACGAATATTTCGAAAACTCTCCCGTACTTTTTTTCTGAACAAAAATGTAACGAAAATGAGTAGAGGAATAACACTGAATGTAATGAGCGCCAGCTTCATATTAATTGTCAGCATTACGATGACAATGCCAATTAATGTGAATAAATCTCCAAAAATCGCA from candidate division KSB1 bacterium encodes:
- a CDS encoding ABC transporter ATP-binding protein, whose protein sequence is MKRLMVYLQPYKLHMVLAVILLLLSAATRLVGPYFTKIAIDNYILPGNYSGLLDIMLYFMAILVLQFFVIYGQTYLMQWIGQHLMFDIRKHLITHLQNLSIRFYDRNPVGRLVTRVTTDVESLNEVLTSGVVAIFGDLFTLIGIVIVMLTINMKLALITFSVIPLLIFVTFLFRKKVRESFRNIRKRIARINAYLQENISGMYIVQLFSREDKNFRQFSRLNQAHLDAYIKTIFYFSLFYPIVEFIGYLAMGTTIAYGGWKTASASITLGVLVAFIQYAQQFFRPISDLAEKYNILQGAMASAERIFKILDEKPTVLSASSPVELAAMNKKIEFNSVTFAYDEENYVLENISFEIKKGQKIAIVGHTGAGKTSIINLLCRFYDPQKGKICIDGVDIKDLSLENLRNRIAIVQQDIFIFAGTVAQNIRLGEDFSNEQIQIAANQVAAEEFIQQLSDGYDTDIRERGSLISTGQKQLLAFARALAFDPEILILDEATASVDPHTESLIQKALDKLLADRTSIVIAHRLSTIQKADQIIVLHKGHIKEMGSHSELMKLEGIYNKLYKIQYEDHIRLKESGVSLTAD